From a single Capsicum annuum cultivar UCD-10X-F1 chromosome 12, UCD10Xv1.1, whole genome shotgun sequence genomic region:
- the LOC107851709 gene encoding uncharacterized protein LOC107851709, protein MKGRKCKEAPSTDLLVCFPSRAHLTLMPSPATHHLRRSNTRGIGPAGQASPMLWKTSEISEPTSPKVTCAGQIKVSHKAKSCQIKNWQSVMEEIEKLHVKKHKKKKPVWMEVVGLKKDAMQFLSYLRNIRFDFRCFGSFHTDETDFITSDDDLEDEEDDLEASRTVFSKWFMVLQESQKTEKTQYSVFGHDDYDGSSCAPPPNALLLMRCRSAPAKSLLGQKHKDGNNDDDDKEQENEKSRTKELESTKKNNKKKSLVVMRYGSDLFKFSSDIAKENWIVGGIKEPLSRSLSSKRSISP, encoded by the coding sequence atgaaaGGTAGAAAGTGTAAAGAAGCTCCATCAACAGATCTATTAGTCTGTTTTCCTTCTAGAGCTCATTTAACCCTTATGCCTAGTCCAGCTACTCACCATTTAAGGAGATCTAATACAAGAGGTATTGGCCCTGCCGGCCAAGCTAGCCCTATGTTATGGAAGACAAGTGAGATTTCAGAGCCCACATCACCAAAAGTTACTTGTGCTGGCCAAATCAAAGTGAGCCACAAGGCAAAATCTTGCCAGATCAAGAATTGGCAATCAGTAATGGAAGAGATTGAGAAGCTACATgtcaaaaaacacaaaaagaaaaaacctGTTTGGATGGAAGTAGTTGGGCTCAAGAAGGATGCTATGCAGTTCTTGTCATATTTGCGAAATATAAGGTTTGATTTTCGATGTTTTGGTTCATTTCATACGGATGAAACAGATTTTATCACTTCTGATGATGATctagaagatgaagaagatgatctAGAAGCATCAAGAACTGTGTTCTCTAAGTGGTTTATGGTTTTACAAGAAAGCCAAAAAACAGAGAAAACACAGTACTCTGTTTTTGGTcatgatgattatgatggttcTTCATGTGCACCACCACCCAACGCACTTTTGCTCATGCGTTGTCGTTCTGCTCCAGCAAAAAGCTTGCTGGGGCAGAAACACAAAGACGgcaacaatgatgatgatgacaaaGAACAAGAGAATgaaaaatcaagaactaaagaATTGGAGAGTACTAAaaagaataataagaagaaaagctTAGTAGTGATGAGATATGGGAgtgatttattcaaattttcaTCTGATATAGCAAAGGAGAATTGGATTGTTGGTGGAATCAAAGAACCATTATCAAGAAGTCTAAGTTCCAAGAG